Proteins encoded by one window of Aphis gossypii isolate Hap1 chromosome X, ASM2018417v2, whole genome shotgun sequence:
- the LOC126551985 gene encoding uncharacterized protein LOC126551985 isoform X2 has protein sequence MDKREEQKNTSEAVANRAVDECGSPPADKSGALDRSSSTAIADNKVEKRGTTGDGGPEVNDENVNDSDMPLDEVDGVMLSEGKSKIFRLEGAVYSIGSGW, from the coding sequence ATGGACAAGAGAGAAGAACAGAAAAATACGTCCGAGGCTGTCGCAAACCGCGCAGTGGATGAATGCGGATCACCACCTGCTGACAAAAGCGGTGCACTTGACCGCAGTTCATCCACAGCCATCGCAGATAATAAGGTGGAAAAGCGAGGGACAACCGGAGACGGCGGACCGGAAGTAAATGACGAGAACGTAAATGATTCGGACATGCCGCTGGACGAGGTGGACGGCGTAATGCTTAGCGAAGGGAAGAGCAAGATATTTCGGCTAGAAGGTGCGGTTTATTCAATTG
- the LOC126551985 gene encoding uncharacterized protein LOC126551985 isoform X1, which produces MDKREEQKNTSEAVANRAVDECGSPPADKSGALDRSSSTAIADNKVEKRGTTGDGGPEVNDENVNDSDMPLDEVDGVMLSEGKSKIFRLEGAVYSIGLSDDYNEKL; this is translated from the coding sequence ATGGACAAGAGAGAAGAACAGAAAAATACGTCCGAGGCTGTCGCAAACCGCGCAGTGGATGAATGCGGATCACCACCTGCTGACAAAAGCGGTGCACTTGACCGCAGTTCATCCACAGCCATCGCAGATAATAAGGTGGAAAAGCGAGGGACAACCGGAGACGGCGGACCGGAAGTAAATGACGAGAACGTAAATGATTCGGACATGCCGCTGGACGAGGTGGACGGCGTAATGCTTAGCGAAGGGAAGAGCAAGATATTTCGGCTAGAAGGTGCGGTTTATTCAATTG